Part of the Helicobacter bilis genome is shown below.
CTCACAATAAGAGAAGAAAATGGATTTAGAAACACTAGAGAATATGGGAGATGAAGAGATGGCAGGAAAGATTGTCAGTATAGTAGCGATTATAAAGGTGCTTGGTAATAATATGCTTGGCAGAATCTTATCATCACCACTAAAGTTTGCAAAGCTTATAAAATTTAGCCTTAAGGTTAAAAAGGAGGCAGATAAGATCCAAGATAAAAAAGATATGGGTGATAAGATTGATAGCAGTGTCGCAATGGCAAAAATGATTCTAGAATACAGAAAAACAAATCCAAATGAAATGGAAACGCTATTTGAGATTCTAGAAGAGATGGTGCAGAAATATCAAACAAATCCAGATATAAAGCACGAGATATTAAATCTTATTGACAAAAATGGTAAGTAGGTGAATTGCAAGTAGGGCTAACATTATATTGTATGCCTAAAATTTTAGTTAAGGGTAAAGTTAAAATATTATTAGATAGAGTAAGATTCTGTGAATTTTTATGCGTAATTATTATGAAGATTTGGTGTAGCTATAAGCCGAGTTCTGTATTAAGTAATTATTTATCTAGATAATATTTCGCAATATTATTCAAGCGAATAGCTTAAAGACAGAGATATTAACCTGCTATTCTTGCTACGGATTGGGTTTGCATGGCATTTCTTGTTGCCAAGAAATCGGTAGGCTCTTACCCTGCCTTTTCACCCTTACCATGTGAAACATGGCGGTATATTTCTGTTGCACTTTCCCTTAGGTTACCCTAGCCATTTGTTAAATGGAATCCTATCTCTTGTAGCTCGGACTTTCCTCTTTTTCAAGCAATTACTTGCTACACCGCGTGAAATGATACCAAAAAATTAAAAAATCTGTTATTATTTTGAATGCAAAATACATTTTATAAAGGGTGAGGGCATTATGACATATGGCATTGACGATAAATTGGAGGATGAGTTACATGCAGAAGTCCTTGAGAAAATTGAGCTTTTTCAAAAAGAGCATGTTGTCCCACATCTTATGTTAGCAGCACGCAAAATGAAGCAGTTTGCTATAAGTCATTTGAAAACTTTTCATATTGGATTTGAACAAATTGCTGTTTTACATGCCCTATCACTTGCAAAAGAGTTAAATATTAATCAACTCGCAAAGATTATGCAAAAAGATAGAGGCACGGCTAGTCGCTGTGTAGAATCTTTATGTGCGAAAAAATATGCGATTAAGACAAAATCTATTAAAGACCAACGCATTCATGTCGTTCGTTTGACACAAAGCGGAGAGCAATTTTTCATAGAAGTGTGTCAGTATTTTGAGAGTATCGCACAAAAACCAGAGAGTGCTATGAGTACTTGTGAGATAAAGCAATTTCATGAGAGTTTAGAAAAAATTATTAATTATTGTAAAAATACACAAAAGACATCGCACGCAAGTTGCGTGTAAAAGCAAATAGCATTTTTCTACAAAAGCATTAATGTTTATGGAATCTTGCTAACAATAGCAATGTTATAAACTTGTGAAGTAAGGGGATTGTATGCGGAAGTTTATGTATGTATTATGTCTATTTGGTTGCTGTGTGGCAAAAGAGTTTTCACAAGATAGCGATTATCTTATCGGCGTTCATGCGAGAGTGGGTGCGAGTATGGGAGTTGGGATTGAGTTTGGAATGCCGATTATAAAAAGTGGGGTTGTAGAGTGGAGAAATTTTATCGGTGCGGAAAGCTTTGGTATGAAATTAGCTAGCACACAATATGACACTGCTACTTTGCTATTTAGCGATAAAATGACTCTAAGCTATCTTACAGGGAGTTCTGTGGTTGCAGCTATTGGGATAAGCTATTTTCGCCCATATTTGTTTCTTAGTGGTGGCTTTGGGCTAACCGGTGGCAAGTATAACTCGTTTGGGACTTCACCATATTATGGGGAAGTGAGTGCTGGTATAGGACATGAGTTTATCACAAAGAATGGGCATACATTTTTCTTTGAGTTTGGAGGCGGGGCAATGTTTATAGATAAGGTTGTGGCAAATCAAACACTCACAACACAAGGGACAACAAAAGTTTTAGTTGGATATAGATTCTATTATCCTGCAAAAATAAAAGAGTAAGATAAAATACATTGGGGTGTAGTAATATTTGCTTTTATAATTTAGGTTTTAATTAAGATTCAATCTGTCCCCAGCCGAGCTTTTCTCTTAATCGCATGAAATAGAAGTTTGGCGTGAGTTCTACAAGATGTGCGTTGTGTTCTGCAGTTTTAATACAAATGACACTATCTTTTGGCATAGAGATTCTTTGTTGCCCATCGCATATCAGTGTGCCAGCATTCTTAAATTTCAATTCAATAATAAAGGAATCATCAAGGATTAATGGTCTTTGTGTTAAAGAATGCGCACATATAGGCGTGAGCAATACATTACGACAATTTGGATACACAAGACTTCCACCAGCAGATACATTGTATGCACTAGAGCCAGTTGGTGTTGCTACAAGTAGCCCATCTAATCGGTAGTGATTAAACAATACACCCTCAATTGATGCTTCAATCTCCAACATACCGCTAACACCAGCCCTTGATAGCAAAAACTCATTTAGGGCGACAAATGGCTGTGGAATCTCTAGCCCCCCATTTTCCTGCATATCGT
Proteins encoded:
- a CDS encoding MarR family winged helix-turn-helix transcriptional regulator is translated as MTYGIDDKLEDELHAEVLEKIELFQKEHVVPHLMLAARKMKQFAISHLKTFHIGFEQIAVLHALSLAKELNINQLAKIMQKDRGTASRCVESLCAKKYAIKTKSIKDQRIHVVRLTQSGEQFFIEVCQYFESIAQKPESAMSTCEIKQFHESLEKIINYCKNTQKTSHASCV
- a CDS encoding NAD(+)/NADH kinase, which gives rise to MEQKERNVEKVGIILRPQSTHIKPIFLEIQKKLEKANIQVMLESSSAKMLDLESIESYDMQYLCKHVDMLFSIGGDGTLLSVANQSYGSNVPILGINSGRLGYLTIALPHEIDNLIPRIKHGEYSINKHLMLESCVKKNDMQENGGLEIPQPFVALNEFLLSRAGVSGMLEIEASIEGVLFNHYRLDGLLVATPTGSSAYNVSAGGSLVYPNCRNVLLTPICAHSLTQRPLILDDSFIIELKFKNAGTLICDGQQRISMPKDSVICIKTAEHNAHLVELTPNFYFMRLREKLGWGQIES